Proteins encoded together in one Ralstonia insidiosa window:
- a CDS encoding ethanolamine ammonia-lyase subunit EutB, with the protein MHFSHTVGAQRHVFDDLKTLLAKASPARSGDYLAGLAATSEAERMAARMALADVPLSTFLNEALVPYEHDEVTRLILDSHNLQAFKPVASLTVGEFRNWLLLHETDSAALAKVAPGITPEMAAAVSKLMRNQDLIAVARKCRVVTRFRNTIGLPGRLSVRLQPNHPTDDPKGIAASIIDGLLYGCGDATIGINPASDNLGAIISLLQLVDELRGRYAIPTQSCVLTHVTNTMRAIAQGAPVDLVFQSIAGSEQANAGFGINLTLLTEAHDAAQSLARGTVGNNVMYFETGQGSALSANAHHGVDQQTMEARAYAVARAFSPLLVNTVVGFIGPEYLYDGKQIIRAGLEDHFCGKLLGLPMGCDVCYTNHAEADQDDMDTLLTLFGVAGIHFIMGVPGADDIMLNYQSTSFHDALYLRDTLGLRPAPEFEAWLQGMGIVDMAGRLQDATARQPLLQLAHTL; encoded by the coding sequence ATGCACTTTTCCCACACCGTCGGCGCACAGCGCCATGTGTTCGACGATCTCAAGACGCTGCTGGCCAAGGCCAGCCCGGCGCGCTCGGGCGATTACCTTGCCGGCCTGGCCGCCACCAGCGAGGCCGAACGCATGGCCGCGCGCATGGCCCTGGCCGACGTGCCGCTGTCGACTTTCCTGAATGAAGCGCTCGTGCCTTATGAGCATGACGAGGTCACGCGCCTGATTCTGGACAGCCACAACCTCCAGGCTTTCAAACCCGTCGCGTCACTCACGGTGGGGGAATTCCGCAACTGGCTTCTCCTGCATGAGACCGACAGTGCGGCCCTGGCAAAGGTGGCACCCGGTATTACGCCGGAGATGGCAGCGGCGGTCAGCAAGCTGATGCGCAATCAGGACCTGATTGCGGTGGCCCGCAAGTGCCGTGTGGTCACGCGCTTTCGCAACACCATTGGCTTGCCCGGTCGCTTATCTGTCCGGCTGCAGCCCAATCACCCGACGGATGACCCCAAGGGGATTGCCGCATCGATCATCGATGGGCTGCTCTATGGCTGCGGCGACGCCACCATCGGCATCAACCCAGCCAGCGACAACTTGGGGGCCATCATCTCCCTGCTGCAACTGGTCGATGAGTTGCGCGGGCGCTATGCCATTCCCACGCAATCCTGTGTGCTGACCCACGTAACCAATACGATGCGTGCCATCGCGCAGGGGGCACCGGTGGATCTGGTGTTCCAGTCCATTGCAGGCAGCGAGCAGGCCAACGCGGGGTTTGGCATCAACCTGACGCTGCTGACGGAGGCGCACGACGCTGCGCAGAGCCTGGCACGCGGAACCGTCGGCAACAACGTGATGTACTTCGAAACCGGGCAGGGCAGCGCGCTGTCGGCCAACGCACACCACGGTGTCGACCAGCAGACCATGGAGGCGCGGGCGTACGCGGTGGCGCGGGCGTTCTCGCCGCTGTTGGTCAATACGGTAGTGGGCTTCATCGGCCCGGAGTATCTATATGACGGCAAGCAGATCATCCGTGCCGGGCTGGAAGACCACTTCTGCGGCAAGCTGTTGGGGCTGCCGATGGGTTGCGACGTCTGCTACACCAACCACGCTGAAGCCGACCAGGACGACATGGATACGCTGCTGACGTTGTTTGGCGTGGCGGGCATTCATTTCATCATGGGCGTACCGGGCGCGGACGACATCATGCTGAACTACCAGAGCACGTCGTTTCATGATGCGCTCTACCTGCGCGATACGCTGGGCTTGCGGCCCGCACCGGAGTTCGAGGCCTGGCTGCAAGGCATGGGCATTGTCGACATGGCCGGCCGCCTGCAAGACGCCACCGCACGCCAGCCGCTGCTGCAGCTGGCTCACACGCTGTAA
- the eutC gene encoding ethanolamine ammonia-lyase subunit EutC, whose translation MSTRNLVQLNPWAHLRALTDARIALGRVGNSQTTDAVLAFGLAHAQARDAVHQPLDSPAVAAALAQAGFASLVVHSAAVDRAQYLRRPDLGRRLSDASRASLAAARPAKPFDTAFVIADGLSALAAQSHGVLLLRSVRERLPADWSIGPVVIAEQSRVALGDEIGELLGARQVVMLIGERPGLSSPDSLGIYLTHAPRVGRTDAERNCISNVRPAGLGYDQAADKLVFLLKGAQALGRSGIDLKDDTPVANAIAAPTTAQLQK comes from the coding sequence ATGTCGACGCGAAATCTCGTTCAGCTCAACCCTTGGGCGCACTTGCGTGCGTTGACCGATGCGCGCATCGCGCTGGGCCGGGTCGGCAACAGCCAGACCACCGATGCCGTGCTCGCCTTTGGCCTGGCACACGCGCAAGCCCGCGATGCCGTGCACCAGCCACTCGACAGCCCAGCCGTGGCAGCTGCGCTTGCACAAGCGGGCTTCGCCAGCCTGGTCGTGCATAGCGCAGCCGTAGACCGGGCCCAGTATCTGCGCCGGCCCGATCTCGGCCGCCGGCTGAGCGACGCCAGCCGCGCCAGCCTTGCTGCGGCGCGACCAGCCAAACCGTTCGATACCGCTTTCGTGATTGCCGATGGTCTCTCCGCACTCGCCGCACAGAGCCACGGCGTGCTGCTCCTGCGCAGCGTGCGCGAGCGCTTGCCAGCAGACTGGTCGATTGGCCCCGTCGTCATCGCAGAACAGTCCCGCGTGGCGCTGGGTGATGAGATTGGCGAACTGCTGGGTGCACGGCAGGTGGTCATGCTTATCGGCGAACGCCCTGGGCTGAGTTCACCGGACAGCCTCGGGATCTACCTCACGCATGCGCCACGCGTTGGCCGCACGGATGCCGAACGCAACTGCATCTCGAACGTTCGCCCCGCAGGGCTTGGCTATGACCAAGCCGCGGACAAACTCGTCTTTCTGCTCAAAGGGGCCCAAGCGCTTGGCCGTAGTGGCATCGATCTGAAGGACGACACCCCCGTCGCCAATGCCATTGCCGCACCAACCACTGCGCAACTGCAGAAATAG
- the mdtN gene encoding multidrug transporter subunit MdtN has product MKMAGLHKPALRGYLIALAIILIGVAVAVYAYVHTSRYPSTDDATIDADVVHVATPVGGRIVKLAVTENQHVKKGDLLFEIDPVPYRLTVAQAQADLELAQASLDTRRRSLIGERSKASIASDQSSRAAYNYELASRTVNRLAPLAAQGYVPTQQLDQAQVAQRDAAISLQQANEQKRASAQTIGDEADAIAMLHAREAALARAQHALEDTVVRAPHDGWVTGLSVLAGETVAPNQSIFTLIHSGEWFAVANFRETTLSAIQVGDCATVYSMIDRSQAIHGKVDGIGAGISGADRVNLPRTLPIVQPSVNWVRVAQRFPVRIRLEEPADHLVRVGASAIVEIKHGAACR; this is encoded by the coding sequence ATGAAAATGGCCGGCCTGCACAAACCCGCACTGCGCGGTTACCTGATCGCGCTGGCGATCATCCTGATCGGCGTGGCAGTGGCGGTCTATGCCTACGTCCACACCTCGCGCTACCCCTCCACCGACGACGCGACCATCGACGCCGATGTCGTGCACGTTGCCACGCCGGTGGGCGGTCGCATCGTCAAACTGGCCGTGACCGAGAACCAGCACGTCAAGAAGGGCGACCTGCTGTTTGAAATCGACCCCGTACCGTATCGCCTGACGGTTGCACAGGCCCAAGCCGATCTGGAACTGGCCCAGGCCTCGCTCGATACGCGGCGTCGGTCGCTGATCGGCGAGCGCTCCAAAGCCAGCATTGCGTCTGACCAAAGCAGCCGCGCCGCCTACAACTACGAGCTGGCCTCACGCACCGTCAATCGGCTGGCCCCGCTGGCCGCCCAGGGATACGTCCCCACCCAGCAACTGGACCAAGCGCAGGTGGCGCAGCGTGACGCCGCCATTTCGCTGCAGCAGGCCAACGAGCAGAAGCGCGCCAGCGCGCAGACCATTGGCGACGAGGCCGATGCCATCGCCATGCTGCACGCCCGCGAAGCTGCGCTGGCCCGCGCCCAGCACGCGCTGGAAGACACCGTGGTGCGCGCACCGCACGATGGCTGGGTCACCGGCCTATCCGTGCTGGCAGGCGAGACGGTCGCGCCCAACCAGTCGATCTTCACGCTCATCCACTCCGGCGAGTGGTTTGCCGTCGCCAACTTCCGCGAGACCACGCTCTCCGCCATCCAGGTGGGCGACTGCGCCACGGTGTATTCCATGATCGACCGCAGCCAGGCCATCCACGGCAAGGTGGACGGCATCGGTGCCGGCATTTCCGGTGCGGATCGGGTGAACCTGCCGCGCACGCTACCCATCGTCCAGCCGTCGGTGAACTGGGTGCGGGTGGCGCAGCGCTTCCCGGTGCGCATCCGCCTGGAGGAACCGGCCGACCATCTGGTCCGGGTAGGTGCCAGCGCGATTGTCGAGATCAAGCATGGCGCAGCCTGCCGGTGA
- a CDS encoding FUSC family protein, which produces MAQPAGDIARGPWPRPGEVLRLLAPAPGRLEATTRIALICALTTLVTSMYGTPFAAISAYVVFFMIRPDRVTSIVLSIAMLLLVTVVLGLIIVIAIFCIDEPMWRVVWMVVLSVGLLFLTSASKLRPVGAILAMIVGYGLDELGIAPVGELATRALLYAWLMVAIPVGVVIVVNLLMGPSPRKLACQALARRLRLAAQQLGEAGTDPAELTACLREGSQQIATWLRLSKVEGSTSATDLAALQQAVASTTAILMAVDLAASEPQARLPESVATPIIETLHAMAHMLEQGGYPVDIELRLPAGVALPPLASAVATELQSAIVHFAVVDNEPAAEPAPPKARGGFLLPDARTNPAHLRYALKTTAAAMFCYLLYMQLDWSGIHTCFITCYVVSLSSAAETVEKLTLRIAGCLVGAALGIATIVWVLPAMTSVTELMALIFVGIWLAAWVAQGSPRIAYAGFQIAFAFLLCVLQGAAPAFDLTIARDRIIGVLLGNVVVYLMFTRVWPVSIAGQVDAALAALLRQWETVLRTARTAPRRMLAAQAMAQQGALEANVALLRYEPTWVRPESEWIAQRRRALVELEALEGPLFLIAEHTPDDAPSQARLRGVAERAGVSGFAIDTGALTTPDTTRDALLALADERLARIAREIPDAVPKESLTHAPA; this is translated from the coding sequence ATGGCGCAGCCTGCCGGTGACATCGCACGCGGGCCGTGGCCTCGCCCCGGCGAGGTGCTGCGGCTGCTGGCGCCCGCGCCGGGCAGGTTGGAAGCCACCACCCGCATCGCCCTGATCTGCGCGCTGACGACGCTGGTCACGAGCATGTACGGCACGCCCTTTGCCGCCATCTCGGCCTACGTGGTGTTCTTCATGATCCGCCCCGACCGCGTGACGAGCATCGTGCTGTCGATCGCCATGTTGCTGCTGGTGACGGTGGTGCTCGGGCTGATCATCGTCATCGCCATCTTCTGTATCGATGAACCGATGTGGCGCGTGGTGTGGATGGTCGTGCTGTCGGTCGGTTTGCTGTTTTTGACGTCGGCCAGCAAGCTCCGCCCGGTCGGGGCCATCCTGGCCATGATTGTCGGGTACGGGCTGGACGAACTTGGGATTGCGCCGGTGGGTGAACTGGCAACGCGGGCGCTGCTCTATGCGTGGCTGATGGTGGCGATTCCGGTTGGGGTGGTGATTGTTGTGAACCTGCTGATGGGGCCCTCACCACGCAAGCTGGCTTGCCAGGCGTTGGCCCGGCGCTTGCGCCTGGCAGCGCAACAGCTGGGCGAGGCGGGCACCGATCCTGCCGAGCTCACCGCGTGCCTGCGCGAAGGCAGCCAGCAAATTGCCACGTGGTTACGTCTGTCGAAGGTAGAGGGGTCGACCTCGGCGACCGACTTGGCGGCGCTGCAGCAGGCGGTGGCATCCACCACGGCCATTTTGATGGCGGTGGACCTGGCAGCCAGCGAACCGCAGGCACGCTTGCCTGAATCAGTTGCCACGCCGATCATCGAAACACTGCACGCCATGGCGCACATGCTGGAGCAGGGCGGCTATCCGGTCGATATCGAGCTGAGGCTGCCCGCTGGCGTTGCGCTGCCGCCGCTGGCAAGTGCGGTGGCGACGGAATTGCAATCCGCCATCGTCCACTTTGCAGTCGTGGACAACGAGCCCGCCGCAGAACCGGCACCGCCCAAAGCGCGTGGTGGCTTCCTCCTGCCAGACGCACGCACCAACCCGGCCCACCTGCGCTACGCCCTGAAGACCACCGCCGCAGCGATGTTCTGCTACCTGCTGTACATGCAGCTCGACTGGTCCGGCATCCACACCTGCTTCATCACGTGCTACGTGGTGTCGCTGAGCAGCGCAGCGGAGACGGTTGAGAAGCTGACACTGCGCATCGCCGGCTGTCTGGTGGGGGCGGCGTTGGGGATTGCGACGATCGTGTGGGTGCTGCCGGCCATGACGTCCGTCACCGAGCTGATGGCGCTGATCTTTGTCGGCATATGGCTGGCGGCGTGGGTCGCGCAGGGCTCGCCGCGTATTGCGTATGCGGGCTTCCAGATCGCTTTTGCCTTTCTGTTGTGCGTGCTGCAGGGCGCGGCGCCGGCATTTGACCTGACCATCGCGCGGGACCGCATCATCGGCGTCCTGCTGGGCAATGTGGTCGTGTACCTGATGTTCACGCGGGTCTGGCCGGTGAGCATTGCCGGACAGGTGGATGCTGCATTGGCGGCACTGCTGCGCCAGTGGGAGACCGTCCTGCGCACCGCACGCACTGCACCAAGGCGCATGCTGGCTGCACAGGCCATGGCGCAACAAGGCGCGCTGGAAGCAAACGTCGCGCTGCTGCGGTATGAACCGACCTGGGTGCGCCCCGAATCGGAATGGATTGCGCAGCGCCGCCGCGCGCTGGTCGAATTGGAAGCGCTCGAAGGCCCGTTGTTCCTGATCGCCGAGCACACGCCCGATGATGCCCCCTCGCAAGCGCGATTGCGCGGTGTGGCCGAGCGTGCCGGCGTGAGCGGGTTTGCGATCGACACTGGAGCCCTCACCACACCCGATACCACGCGTGATGCGCTGTTGGCGTTGGCCGACGAGCGCCTCGCAAGAATCGCGCGGGAGATCCCCGATGCCGTACCGAAGGAGTCGCTGACGCATGCGCCAGCCTGA
- a CDS encoding TolC family protein: MRQPDLLAVFLSLAVTVTAGCATSALDMAPDRPDRPWQPRTTDTGEIIPGARSLPTSPNEGRGGYILPANTAAAVIPPAATFDPAHAYALPELIDVAESNNPLTRVAWNDARNAALLAGIAKSAYLPYLSATAMAGYQTGHGSSSTPLGTASTDTTVHGTVSVLSLQWLLFDFGGRAARLDAAEQLSVVANIGFTAVHQQVIYDVTVAFYAYEAARARTVTAAQGLSNAEAILVAAKARYKQGIGTVVEVAQATQNRAQANLAQVQAQGAESDRYLALLSAVGISPLSKPKIADLPIRTLNPALRTPVDQIVADAIARRPDVLTAYAAEKASQSRIQAAESEFMPKVFVSASTSYNSGRAAVTAIPPVGQQAPTVNLNGTRYGVGAFVGVTIPLYDGGLRSAVLAQARNDAESASAKRLRTTQEAVRQIVAGQNTLQTSLTSHEAAQALVAAAQTTYDAALAAYRHGVGSITDVLLAQNQLLLAKNAYVDTYSGARTAAATLALATGAIGATQDTAPR; this comes from the coding sequence ATGCGCCAGCCTGATCTGTTGGCTGTTTTCCTCAGCCTGGCCGTTACCGTCACGGCCGGGTGTGCGACGTCCGCACTGGACATGGCGCCGGATCGCCCCGATCGCCCGTGGCAGCCACGCACGACTGACACTGGCGAGATCATCCCAGGTGCGCGATCACTGCCCACGTCACCGAACGAGGGACGGGGCGGCTACATATTGCCGGCCAACACCGCTGCGGCGGTAATTCCACCTGCAGCCACATTCGACCCCGCACACGCCTACGCGCTGCCCGAGCTGATCGACGTTGCCGAATCGAACAATCCGTTGACGCGCGTTGCATGGAACGATGCCCGTAATGCCGCGCTTTTGGCAGGCATCGCAAAGAGCGCCTATCTGCCGTATCTCTCTGCCACGGCCATGGCTGGGTATCAGACGGGGCATGGCTCATCGTCGACACCGCTGGGTACCGCCAGCACCGATACCACGGTGCACGGAACGGTGTCGGTGCTGTCGCTGCAATGGCTGTTGTTCGACTTTGGCGGTCGCGCCGCGCGTTTGGATGCCGCCGAGCAGCTATCGGTGGTAGCCAACATCGGTTTCACTGCGGTGCATCAGCAAGTGATCTATGACGTGACGGTTGCGTTCTACGCCTATGAAGCGGCACGCGCCCGCACCGTGACAGCTGCGCAAGGGCTGAGCAACGCCGAGGCGATCCTGGTGGCCGCCAAGGCACGCTACAAGCAGGGAATCGGCACCGTGGTCGAAGTCGCGCAGGCCACGCAAAACCGTGCGCAGGCCAACCTGGCGCAAGTGCAGGCGCAGGGGGCAGAGAGCGACCGGTATCTGGCGTTGCTTTCTGCGGTGGGCATCTCGCCGCTGTCGAAGCCGAAGATTGCCGACCTGCCGATCCGCACGCTGAACCCGGCGTTGCGCACCCCGGTCGACCAGATCGTTGCCGATGCCATCGCCCGGCGTCCTGATGTGCTGACTGCCTATGCGGCTGAAAAGGCCAGCCAGTCGCGCATTCAGGCAGCGGAATCGGAGTTCATGCCCAAGGTGTTTGTATCCGCCTCGACGTCGTACAACTCGGGCCGTGCGGCCGTCACGGCTATCCCGCCGGTCGGCCAGCAGGCGCCAACTGTGAACCTCAACGGCACGCGTTATGGCGTGGGGGCCTTTGTGGGCGTGACCATTCCGCTGTATGACGGTGGTTTGCGCTCCGCCGTGTTGGCACAAGCGCGCAACGATGCCGAAAGTGCATCCGCCAAGCGCTTGCGCACGACGCAGGAGGCCGTGCGCCAGATCGTTGCCGGACAAAACACGCTGCAGACCAGCCTGACCTCGCATGAAGCGGCGCAGGCGCTGGTGGCCGCCGCCCAGACGACCTACGACGCAGCGCTGGCGGCATACCGCCACGGCGTCGGGTCGATCACGGACGTGCTGCTGGCACAAAACCAGTTGCTGCTGGCCAAGAACGCCTACGTCGACACCTACAGCGGTGCGCGTACTGCTGCGGCTACGCTGGCGCTCGCCACCGGGGCGATCGGCGCAACGCAGGACACGGCGCCGCGCTGA